A genomic window from Streptomyces brevispora includes:
- a CDS encoding ATP-binding protein has product MKPSRLLYEREPELAAAAQAVDALCGAQAAGGLLIFSGEAGIGKTALLAEIQAMAADRCTVWSARGGETVTSVPFHVVRQLLQPALEQLPTDDVRALFGAWYEIAAPALGLVEPTGPQPDPQGVRDGLDWVVSRLASRLRHRPLLLVIDDAHWADGESLAWLASFTARLGELPVLVVQAHRPEELAAREAARTAAGGHPAQVRVALRALTPDATAELVRVGLGEHADDPFCREVWAVTGGNPYEAVELVAKVQDGELAPLEESAGLLRELGASARGSGLVARLERLGTNANRFAWAAAVLGTDISQDLAATLAGMSPAEAADCTARLREARIVTGFDPLEFVHPLIATAVYRSIPPATRTAMHGRAAWAITRAGLGPAAASRHLLEVHPDDDQELVEQLRAAANQHLAVGAPEAARRCLERALQEPPLPDTRATLLYELGCATLLSSPPTTVQHLRAALDLPGLADGLRVDATFRLAAALSHNNQLKDAALALAAEAERTAPGPGLMRLQAAHFLWEGMQATEEDGPGRSRRLAANADHLTGRDNAERALLTLRAFDAMLRGENSQLIVDLCERALVNGHPARGLGWTDTEWGFELPALLGITYAFTDQLDRAEELFGEAVRAFEISGWSGAHLAFAHTLLGLVNRRRGRLAEAEGFLREGLRLADRVGSGLPVHWDAACLLIDTLLARGRVTEARKVADQYDFGLPYPSAMVLPDAPCVRGRLLLAEGRMKEAVTELEAAGLALEPRGRFNGIWGPWASDLARALADEDPGRAAQIANSARVHAERFGTETAIGEALRCVSLFARPEEAAHLLGEAVHHLEASPSGYELARALVDHGIATRSPGELARAHKLATACGAESLATRAQQARASIRSTE; this is encoded by the coding sequence ATGAAGCCGTCCCGGCTGCTGTACGAGCGCGAACCGGAACTCGCCGCTGCCGCACAAGCCGTCGACGCACTCTGCGGAGCGCAGGCGGCCGGCGGGCTGTTGATCTTCAGCGGCGAAGCAGGCATCGGCAAGACGGCACTGCTGGCCGAGATCCAGGCCATGGCAGCCGACCGGTGCACCGTCTGGTCCGCACGTGGCGGCGAGACCGTCACCTCCGTGCCGTTCCACGTCGTGCGTCAACTGCTGCAGCCCGCACTGGAGCAGCTCCCCACCGATGACGTACGTGCCCTGTTCGGGGCCTGGTACGAGATCGCCGCACCAGCTCTGGGACTCGTCGAGCCGACCGGTCCGCAGCCCGATCCGCAGGGTGTGCGCGACGGTCTCGACTGGGTCGTCTCACGACTCGCCTCCCGGCTGAGACATCGCCCGCTGCTGCTCGTCATCGACGACGCGCACTGGGCCGACGGTGAATCCCTCGCCTGGCTGGCCTCGTTCACCGCCCGCCTCGGTGAACTGCCGGTCCTGGTCGTCCAGGCACACCGCCCGGAAGAGCTCGCGGCCCGGGAGGCGGCGCGCACCGCTGCGGGCGGTCATCCGGCGCAGGTGCGGGTCGCCCTGCGGGCCCTCACCCCGGACGCCACCGCGGAACTGGTCCGTGTGGGTCTCGGCGAACACGCCGACGACCCGTTCTGCCGCGAGGTCTGGGCCGTCACCGGCGGCAACCCCTACGAGGCGGTGGAACTCGTCGCCAAGGTCCAGGACGGCGAGCTGGCCCCGCTGGAGGAGTCCGCCGGGCTGCTGCGCGAACTCGGTGCGTCGGCCCGCGGCAGCGGACTCGTGGCCCGGCTCGAACGGCTCGGCACCAACGCCAACCGGTTCGCCTGGGCCGCCGCAGTCCTCGGCACCGACATCTCCCAGGACCTCGCCGCCACCCTGGCCGGAATGAGTCCCGCCGAGGCGGCGGACTGCACGGCCCGGCTGCGCGAGGCCCGCATAGTCACCGGCTTCGACCCGCTGGAGTTCGTGCACCCGCTGATCGCCACCGCCGTGTACCGCTCGATTCCGCCGGCCACCCGCACCGCCATGCACGGCAGGGCGGCCTGGGCTATCACCCGGGCCGGTCTCGGCCCCGCCGCGGCCTCCCGGCACCTGCTCGAAGTCCATCCGGACGACGACCAGGAGCTGGTCGAGCAACTCCGCGCAGCCGCCAACCAGCACCTCGCGGTCGGTGCCCCCGAGGCCGCCCGCCGCTGTCTGGAACGGGCCCTTCAGGAACCACCCCTCCCCGATACGCGTGCCACCCTGCTCTACGAACTGGGCTGTGCCACATTGCTCAGCTCGCCGCCCACCACGGTGCAGCATCTGCGGGCCGCGCTCGACCTTCCCGGTCTCGCCGACGGCCTGCGGGTCGACGCCACGTTCAGGCTTGCCGCCGCGCTGTCGCACAACAACCAGCTGAAGGACGCGGCGCTCGCCCTCGCGGCCGAGGCCGAACGCACCGCACCCGGCCCCGGCCTGATGCGCCTGCAGGCCGCGCACTTCCTGTGGGAGGGCATGCAGGCGACCGAGGAGGACGGGCCTGGCCGCTCCCGCCGGCTCGCCGCCAACGCAGACCACCTCACAGGCCGGGACAACGCCGAGCGGGCCCTGCTCACACTGCGGGCCTTCGACGCGATGCTGCGCGGCGAGAACTCCCAGCTGATCGTGGACCTCTGCGAACGTGCCCTGGTCAACGGCCACCCCGCCCGCGGCCTCGGCTGGACGGATACGGAATGGGGCTTCGAGCTCCCCGCCCTGCTCGGCATCACCTACGCCTTCACCGACCAGCTCGACCGTGCCGAGGAACTCTTCGGCGAGGCGGTGCGCGCCTTCGAGATCTCCGGCTGGAGCGGCGCCCACCTGGCCTTCGCCCATACGCTGCTCGGCCTGGTCAACCGCCGCCGCGGCCGACTCGCCGAGGCTGAGGGCTTCCTGCGCGAGGGGCTCCGCCTCGCCGACCGTGTCGGCAGCGGACTGCCCGTCCACTGGGACGCAGCCTGTCTGCTCATCGACACCCTGCTGGCCCGCGGCCGCGTCACCGAGGCCCGCAAGGTCGCCGACCAGTACGACTTCGGTCTGCCCTACCCCAGCGCCATGGTGCTGCCCGACGCCCCGTGCGTCCGGGGCCGCCTGCTGCTCGCCGAAGGCCGTATGAAGGAAGCCGTCACCGAGCTGGAGGCCGCCGGCCTGGCCCTTGAGCCGCGCGGCAGATTCAACGGTATCTGGGGCCCCTGGGCCAGCGACCTGGCACGCGCACTGGCAGACGAGGACCCCGGCCGCGCCGCCCAGATCGCCAACTCGGCCCGGGTGCACGCCGAGCGCTTCGGAACGGAGACCGCGATCGGCGAGGCCCTGCGCTGCGTCTCGCTCTTCGCCCGTCCGGAGGAGGCCGCGCACCTGCTGGGCGAGGCGGTCCACCATCTGGAGGCATCCCCGTCCGGCTACGAACTGGCACGTGCGCTCGTCGACCACGGCATCGCGACCCGCTCCCCGGGAGAGCTCGCCCGGGCGCACAAGCTGGCCACGGCCTGCGGTGCGGAATCCCTGGCGACCCGCGCCCAGCAGGCACGGGCGTCGATCCGGTCCACCGAGTGA
- a CDS encoding molybdopterin-dependent oxidoreductase, protein MDEVVGNGAMVLPGDASADAGPPIVSSRTFGAVFVEVGVDPDLGLLRPRRARGVYSVGAVVNERTARSQKPGFTRLEAMAWPGGAHA, encoded by the coding sequence GTGGACGAAGTGGTCGGCAACGGCGCGATGGTCCTGCCCGGTGATGCGTCCGCCGACGCGGGCCCACCGATTGTCTCGTCCCGCACCTTCGGCGCCGTGTTCGTCGAGGTCGGCGTCGACCCGGACCTCGGGCTACTGCGGCCGCGCCGCGCGAGAGGCGTCTACAGCGTCGGCGCGGTCGTCAACGAGCGCACCGCCCGCTCCCAGAAACCCGGTTTCACCCGGCTGGAGGCCATGGCCTGGCCCGGCGGCGCCCATGCATGA
- a CDS encoding alpha/beta fold hydrolase gives MTESVVHGSRRRIRCTRVAAAGIAAAALCAVTVAPAIADGDASAEKPTIVLVHGAFADGSSWNGVIERLEHQGYKVMAAGNPLRGLYSDSAYIASVLKSIRGPIVLAGHSYGGAVISTAAAGNARVKSLVYISALMPDVGESGMSLATRFPSALGTATQAVPYQAGGGVSGTDLYLKRDKVHPVFAACLPMSQANLLADTQRPAATTAFSETAKVAAWKTIPSWALVGRQDMTINPDQERFEAKRAHSHTVEINSCHVSLIAQPDAVAALILQAATASGSDRPALANTGSARRTAGMTGLAGACMVTGSAVVLLGRRLRRRTH, from the coding sequence ATGACGGAATCTGTGGTCCATGGCTCACGACGTCGAATACGGTGCACCCGCGTCGCGGCGGCGGGCATCGCTGCTGCCGCCCTGTGCGCGGTCACGGTGGCCCCGGCCATTGCGGACGGCGACGCAAGCGCCGAGAAGCCCACCATCGTGCTGGTGCACGGCGCATTCGCGGACGGCTCCAGTTGGAACGGGGTGATCGAACGACTTGAGCACCAGGGCTACAAGGTCATGGCCGCGGGCAACCCGCTGCGAGGGCTGTACAGTGACTCGGCCTACATCGCCTCCGTGCTGAAGAGCATCAGGGGCCCGATCGTGCTGGCCGGTCACTCCTACGGTGGAGCCGTGATCAGCACGGCCGCGGCTGGTAACGCCCGGGTGAAGTCCCTGGTGTACATCTCGGCGCTGATGCCCGATGTGGGCGAGAGCGGCATGTCACTGGCCACCCGCTTCCCCAGCGCCCTCGGCACTGCCACCCAGGCCGTGCCCTACCAGGCAGGTGGCGGCGTCAGCGGGACCGACCTCTACCTCAAACGCGACAAGGTGCACCCGGTCTTCGCCGCCTGCCTCCCGATGAGCCAGGCGAACCTGCTAGCAGACACCCAACGGCCCGCCGCCACCACCGCTTTCTCCGAGACAGCCAAGGTCGCGGCCTGGAAGACCATCCCGTCCTGGGCGCTTGTCGGCCGGCAGGACATGACCATCAACCCGGACCAGGAACGGTTCGAGGCCAAACGCGCCCACTCCCACACAGTGGAGATCAACTCCTGCCACGTGTCGCTGATCGCGCAACCTGACGCCGTCGCCGCCCTGATTCTCCAGGCCGCCACCGCCAGCGGATCCGACCGCCCGGCGCTTGCGAACACCGGCTCCGCGCGGCGCACCGCAGGCATGACCGGCCTCGCCGGTGCCTGCATGGTCACCGGCTCCGCGGTCGTCCTCCTCGGCCGCCGACTGCGACGCCGCACGCACTGA
- a CDS encoding Xaa-Pro dipeptidyl-peptidase: protein MRQFLVHCLVLVAFLGTAVAPASAATAVPHIRGTSTVPVYSYADAIRESVWVQTPLDNDHDGVPDKVAVDVVRPRAGNIRVPVIMMASPYNSRIGRGNENEPKEYDAAGTIAKQPLFYDNYFVPRGYAVISVDLAGTGRSTGCTDIDGREDTWGAKAAIDWLNGRAKATYSNGSPAVATSWTNGRVGMIGKSADGTVANGVAATGVDGLKTVVPIAATSSGYDYARHNGVVVGPGANEFLFNMVTSRPAEACARTLRELNTGSDDATGDYNAFWADRDLRPHASKVRASVFLVHGLNDGNVMTNHFAQWWTGLKVPRKIWLSQAGHLDPFDFRRAEWVDTLHRWFDFYLQGLHNGIDREPQVTMETSPGKWTDQPAWPAPGAHRVQVRLGNGDGAVGTLGGRSGKGERTWVDNPDLFEDDVTANPNDAVAGRVAFLSGPLTRDVRISGTPAATLRVRVDRPTTELTARLVDYGTIPRVNTIYPNEGIRTLDTESCWGASTAVDDACYHDTAQDVVTSDRGILTRGWQDAAHRVSLRFRVPLQPGRWYSITVPMQATDQTVRAGHVLGLVLQQSDFEYTTPTTTGATVRLDLRGSYLTLPVVGSAGLPQPGATAPRVKSAATAPATRAIHAGAP, encoded by the coding sequence ATGCGTCAATTCCTCGTGCACTGCCTTGTTCTGGTTGCTTTTCTGGGTACAGCCGTCGCACCGGCGAGCGCCGCGACGGCCGTTCCGCATATCCGTGGAACCAGCACGGTGCCCGTCTACTCCTACGCGGACGCGATCCGAGAGAGCGTCTGGGTTCAAACCCCACTGGACAATGACCACGACGGGGTGCCTGACAAGGTGGCGGTGGATGTGGTGCGGCCCCGGGCCGGCAACATCCGGGTGCCGGTCATCATGATGGCGTCGCCCTACAACAGCCGCATCGGCCGCGGCAATGAGAACGAGCCCAAGGAATACGACGCGGCCGGCACGATCGCCAAGCAACCGCTCTTCTACGACAACTACTTCGTGCCGCGCGGGTACGCCGTCATCTCCGTGGACCTGGCCGGCACCGGCCGGTCCACCGGTTGCACGGACATCGACGGGCGCGAAGACACGTGGGGCGCGAAGGCCGCCATCGACTGGCTCAACGGACGCGCGAAGGCCACGTACTCCAATGGGTCACCGGCCGTTGCGACCAGCTGGACCAATGGCCGGGTGGGCATGATCGGCAAGTCGGCGGACGGAACGGTGGCCAACGGCGTAGCGGCTACCGGCGTCGACGGGCTGAAGACCGTCGTGCCGATCGCGGCTACCTCCAGCGGATACGACTACGCGCGCCACAACGGGGTGGTGGTCGGACCGGGCGCCAACGAGTTCCTGTTCAATATGGTCACCAGCCGCCCGGCCGAAGCCTGTGCCCGGACACTGCGGGAACTCAACACCGGCAGCGACGACGCGACCGGCGACTACAACGCCTTCTGGGCGGACCGCGACCTCCGGCCGCACGCGTCGAAGGTACGGGCCTCGGTCTTCCTGGTGCACGGGCTCAATGACGGCAACGTGATGACGAACCACTTCGCCCAGTGGTGGACGGGGCTGAAGGTGCCTCGCAAGATCTGGCTCTCCCAGGCGGGCCACCTCGACCCGTTCGACTTCCGACGCGCCGAATGGGTCGACACGCTGCACCGCTGGTTCGACTTCTACCTGCAGGGCCTGCACAACGGCATCGACCGGGAACCGCAGGTGACCATGGAGACCTCGCCCGGAAAGTGGACCGATCAGCCTGCCTGGCCGGCCCCGGGCGCGCACCGGGTGCAGGTCCGTCTGGGCAACGGCGACGGCGCTGTCGGCACTCTGGGCGGCCGTTCCGGCAAGGGCGAGAGGACCTGGGTGGACAACCCTGATCTGTTCGAGGACGACGTCACAGCCAACCCGAACGATGCGGTCGCCGGTCGGGTCGCCTTCCTCTCCGGGCCGCTGACCCGCGACGTACGGATCTCCGGAACGCCGGCCGCGACCTTGCGCGTCCGGGTGGACCGGCCGACCACCGAGCTCACCGCCCGGCTCGTCGACTACGGCACCATCCCGCGGGTCAACACCATCTACCCCAACGAGGGCATCCGGACACTGGACACCGAATCATGCTGGGGCGCGTCGACCGCAGTCGACGACGCGTGCTATCACGACACTGCCCAGGACGTGGTGACCAGCGACCGCGGCATCCTGACCCGGGGCTGGCAGGACGCCGCACACCGGGTCTCCCTGCGCTTCCGGGTTCCGCTGCAGCCCGGCCGGTGGTACTCGATCACCGTGCCGATGCAGGCCACCGACCAGACCGTCCGGGCCGGACACGTACTGGGGTTGGTCCTGCAGCAGAGCGACTTCGAGTACACGACCCCGACCACCACCGGCGCCACCGTACGACTGGACCTGCGCGGCAGCTACCTGACCCTGCCTGTGGTGGGGAGTGCCGGGTTGCCTCAGCCGGGGGCGACAGCGCCGCGAGTCAAGTCCGCTGCGACCGCCCCAGCAACAAGGGCCATCCACGCAGGAGCTCCTTGA
- a CDS encoding MmcQ/YjbR family DNA-binding protein, whose amino-acid sequence MSRIEDVPPPEILNRLRTICRQLPQSYEEPAWIGVRWRIRTRTFAHVYTPDADRFPVYAPYRTAGQGPVVMTFRVSADDLLGLTADGFPFFRADWGHNVAAAILGDHTDWTELTELITDSYLEMAPKFLAARVVLPPPIS is encoded by the coding sequence ATGTCCCGTATCGAAGACGTGCCGCCGCCGGAGATCCTGAACCGGCTGCGGACGATCTGCCGGCAGCTGCCCCAGTCGTACGAGGAACCGGCCTGGATCGGTGTGCGCTGGCGGATCCGTACACGGACATTCGCCCACGTCTACACGCCGGACGCGGATCGCTTCCCCGTCTACGCCCCGTACAGGACCGCAGGTCAAGGGCCGGTCGTCATGACGTTTCGCGTATCCGCCGACGACCTGCTCGGCCTGACCGCCGACGGGTTCCCGTTCTTCCGCGCCGACTGGGGTCACAACGTCGCCGCCGCCATTCTCGGTGACCACACCGACTGGACCGAGCTCACCGAACTGATCACCGACAGCTACCTCGAGATGGCCCCGAAGTTCCTCGCCGCCCGGGTCGTCCTCCCGCCACCGATCAGCTGA
- a CDS encoding VOC family protein: MDFRRRTIVFEAADLDAESAFWAGLLDGVVEAKDTWHNVWVEGEWHLAVQLSPDYVPPVWPGGTSSQQVHLDFYLDDLEAAHEKVIKLGGRLVKSADDPAARTGFRVYADPAGHPFCLAWP, encoded by the coding sequence GTGGATTTCAGGCGCCGGACAATCGTTTTCGAGGCGGCAGATCTTGATGCGGAAAGCGCGTTCTGGGCTGGGCTGTTGGACGGCGTGGTCGAGGCGAAGGACACGTGGCACAACGTCTGGGTCGAGGGGGAGTGGCACCTGGCCGTCCAGCTGTCGCCCGATTATGTGCCGCCCGTGTGGCCGGGTGGGACCTCGTCGCAGCAGGTTCATCTCGACTTCTACCTCGACGACCTCGAAGCCGCGCACGAGAAAGTGATCAAGCTGGGTGGGCGGTTGGTGAAGTCGGCCGACGATCCCGCCGCGCGCACCGGATTCCGGGTGTACGCCGATCCGGCTGGTCACCCCTTCTGTCTTGCCTGGCCGTAG
- a CDS encoding PA domain-containing protein, with translation MTGTGMTHGDQQALETGHLPPSVHGVRLVGRTQVTNPSGAGLERHICDLAAYGDHAFLTAYREPTCERTGAYVIDISDPQAPFEVESAFMETTTGNYVGEGPGIIEIDNEYFSGVLFVHGNEIYAQANAPDPTGPGERGGINIWDISDPEHAQLLAAHAGDYTDVDGSSLTQAVEVYYVFPWTNEFTGRTYVAMVTVKITTDICIMDITDPRNPSMVTSLDLRVPPFGVAQESPAGLNSLFAHAVSVQRTGDRYVMSATYWDGGYVLLDVTDPTPGNVSMIAQSFYAELDEERAKFGEQAAPEGNAEHCALSPDAQYLVGADENYEAVRLLGTITSGPDAGLEFTAAWSPDTAPIDDVNGISGTPTFVGNGCPGTVRPGRGIALMERDASLLTAGSSPGCSFQEKLDAVAAAGYAAGIVFNRQGPDALHQYPTSAKGPIPLIFVNRLTGLRLLGVTDVTEETAGSTATPDAPDLPSIDLRSVFNGWGYLRLFKTLLPDGGGSLEQIDTYAIPESQDPKYATGFGDLSASHVAIDPDRRLVYATFYSGGLRVLSYGPDGLREVGAYREPGNDFVGVVVHKIGEKNYVLVTDRNYGLYIFDV, from the coding sequence ATGACCGGCACCGGCATGACCCACGGTGACCAGCAGGCGCTTGAGACAGGACACCTGCCGCCCTCCGTTCACGGAGTGCGGCTCGTGGGGAGGACCCAGGTCACCAACCCGTCGGGGGCCGGCCTCGAGCGGCACATCTGCGACCTGGCCGCGTACGGAGACCACGCGTTCCTCACGGCCTACCGTGAGCCGACGTGCGAGCGAACCGGCGCCTACGTCATCGACATCAGCGATCCGCAGGCGCCGTTCGAGGTCGAGAGCGCGTTCATGGAGACGACGACGGGCAACTACGTCGGCGAGGGTCCGGGCATCATCGAGATCGACAACGAGTACTTCAGCGGTGTGCTGTTCGTTCACGGCAACGAGATCTACGCCCAGGCCAACGCGCCGGACCCGACCGGGCCGGGCGAGCGGGGCGGCATCAACATCTGGGACATCAGCGACCCGGAGCACGCCCAGCTCCTGGCCGCCCACGCCGGCGACTACACGGACGTGGACGGGTCGTCGCTGACCCAGGCCGTCGAGGTCTACTACGTGTTCCCGTGGACCAACGAGTTCACCGGCCGCACCTACGTCGCCATGGTCACCGTCAAGATCACCACTGATATCTGCATCATGGACATCACCGACCCGCGCAACCCGTCGATGGTCACCTCCCTCGACCTGCGGGTGCCACCGTTCGGTGTCGCACAGGAGTCCCCCGCGGGCCTCAACTCGCTGTTCGCACACGCCGTCAGTGTGCAGCGGACCGGCGACCGCTATGTCATGAGCGCGACGTACTGGGACGGCGGATACGTACTGCTCGACGTGACCGACCCGACGCCGGGCAACGTCTCGATGATCGCTCAGTCCTTCTACGCCGAACTGGACGAGGAGCGGGCGAAGTTCGGGGAACAGGCCGCGCCGGAGGGCAACGCCGAACACTGCGCGCTCTCGCCCGACGCGCAGTATCTGGTGGGCGCCGACGAGAACTACGAAGCGGTGCGCCTGCTCGGCACCATCACGTCGGGGCCGGACGCAGGCCTGGAGTTCACCGCGGCCTGGAGCCCGGACACGGCACCGATCGACGACGTGAACGGCATCTCCGGTACGCCGACCTTCGTCGGCAACGGATGCCCGGGCACGGTGCGGCCCGGCCGCGGAATCGCGCTCATGGAGCGTGACGCCTCGCTGCTGACCGCCGGGTCGAGTCCGGGGTGCTCGTTCCAGGAGAAGCTGGACGCCGTCGCCGCGGCCGGTTACGCGGCGGGCATCGTCTTCAACCGCCAGGGCCCGGACGCGCTCCACCAGTACCCCACGTCGGCCAAGGGACCGATTCCGCTGATCTTCGTCAACCGCCTGACCGGTCTGCGGCTGCTCGGGGTGACCGATGTGACCGAGGAGACGGCCGGCTCGACCGCGACACCGGACGCGCCGGACCTTCCCTCGATCGACCTCAGATCGGTGTTCAACGGATGGGGTTACCTCCGGCTGTTCAAGACCCTCCTCCCGGATGGCGGCGGCTCCCTCGAACAGATCGACACGTACGCCATCCCCGAGTCGCAGGACCCGAAGTACGCGACCGGCTTCGGCGACCTCTCGGCGTCTCACGTCGCAATCGACCCGGACCGCCGGCTGGTCTACGCGACCTTCTACTCGGGCGGGCTCCGCGTCCTGAGCTACGGCCCGGACGGCCTGCGGGAGGTCGGCGCCTACCGCGAGCCCGGCAACGACTTCGTGGGCGTCGTGGTTCACAAGATCGGTGAGAAGAACTACGTCCTGGTCACTGACCGCAACTACGGTCTCTACATCTTCGACGTCTGA
- a CDS encoding nuclear transport factor 2 family protein — MHVTVHPPDQRVAAELHAVERRRQRALVDVDLDALDEIFDDTLVHTHAHGITHTKTQLLEHTAGRRPYLDITRGELLIRLVGDVAVVTGPLTNLLRTPDGGERTLAGVATQILHHHDRGGWRFISFQMTPFSERK, encoded by the coding sequence ATGCACGTCACCGTTCATCCACCGGATCAGCGGGTCGCCGCCGAACTGCATGCCGTCGAGCGCCGCCGACAGCGGGCACTCGTCGACGTCGATCTGGACGCCCTGGACGAGATCTTCGACGACACGCTGGTGCACACCCACGCGCACGGCATCACCCACACCAAGACGCAACTTCTCGAGCACACCGCCGGCCGGCGCCCCTACCTCGACATCACCCGGGGCGAGTTGCTCATCCGGCTCGTCGGCGACGTCGCGGTCGTCACCGGCCCGCTCACCAACCTTCTGCGTACGCCGGACGGCGGCGAACGCACGCTCGCGGGCGTGGCCACCCAGATCCTGCACCACCACGACCGCGGCGGCTGGCGGTTCATCAGCTTCCAGATGACCCCGTTCTCCGAGCGGAAGTGA
- a CDS encoding response regulator transcription factor — protein sequence MSWLADAALIDDDALGAANGLDDIAEAARTTAVLVLLNSWSLSAEEYLRAGAIGVIHKHQSGESLIAALRTVTAGVQVLPEGHATKCQAARPDPLALNLSGREEQVLGQISRGLTHGQIATRLGISPHTVDTYVKRIRAKLGVGNKAELTRVALLSRLAKSAA from the coding sequence TTGTCTTGGCTCGCCGACGCGGCCCTGATCGACGACGATGCCCTCGGGGCGGCGAACGGTCTGGACGACATCGCCGAGGCGGCCCGCACCACGGCGGTCCTGGTCCTCCTCAACAGCTGGTCGTTGTCGGCCGAGGAGTATCTGCGGGCGGGCGCCATCGGTGTGATCCACAAGCACCAGTCGGGCGAGAGTCTGATCGCGGCGCTACGAACCGTGACGGCCGGCGTCCAGGTCTTGCCCGAGGGCCACGCCACGAAGTGCCAGGCGGCACGCCCCGACCCGCTCGCGCTGAACCTCTCCGGGCGCGAGGAACAGGTGCTCGGCCAGATCTCCCGGGGACTGACCCACGGGCAGATCGCCACCCGGCTCGGCATCAGCCCGCACACCGTCGACACGTACGTCAAACGCATCCGCGCCAAGCTCGGCGTCGGCAACAAGGCCGAACTCACCCGGGTCGCGCTTCTCAGCCGGCTGGCGAAGTCCGCCGCCTGA
- a CDS encoding cation:proton antiporter: MAIGTVAALLLALVVIIAVARVLGLLCRRIGQPEVIGEIAGGILLGPTLLHGAITRTLFPAEIRPALTTIATVGICVFMFFVGLHLADSRLSGQGRIVLTSSVGSVVVPFVLGSLFAMGLVGDRSGKTAVLFCLYLGTALSITAFPVLARILTDRQLIDTPIGGLALAVAAVGDVLAWAMLSVLVALSYGNQPPWRMLLVVPFVALLVGVVRPALARLARRRPAGRKSGPAARTTLGAGLLVAIAGALWLSSAATSWMGLHQIFGAFLFGAVMPRSGGAGLRERVLPWAERVDRTVLLPPFFVVAGFAVNLSGLDAGEFGLLLLILLIAVGGKMAGAYVAARVVRVSPRHSVALALLVNTRGLTELIVLAVGLEIGLLDQRLYSLLVLMALITTSMAGLLLPFVYPRQQAGPDGESGSADAFAPLMREESR, from the coding sequence GTGGCTATCGGCACGGTTGCGGCGCTGCTCCTCGCACTGGTGGTGATCATCGCGGTCGCCCGGGTCCTGGGGCTTCTCTGCCGACGGATCGGCCAGCCGGAGGTGATCGGCGAGATCGCCGGCGGCATCCTGCTCGGCCCGACCCTGCTCCACGGCGCGATCACGCGCACGTTGTTCCCGGCCGAAATCCGTCCGGCGCTCACGACGATCGCCACCGTGGGCATCTGCGTCTTCATGTTCTTCGTGGGGCTGCATCTGGCCGACAGCCGTCTGAGCGGGCAGGGCCGGATCGTCCTGACGTCGTCGGTCGGCTCCGTGGTCGTGCCGTTCGTCCTTGGCAGCCTCTTCGCGATGGGACTCGTGGGCGACCGGTCCGGGAAGACCGCGGTTCTCTTCTGCCTGTACCTCGGCACGGCGCTGTCGATCACCGCATTCCCGGTGCTCGCACGGATCTTGACCGACCGTCAGTTGATTGACACGCCCATCGGTGGTCTGGCGCTGGCCGTGGCCGCGGTCGGGGACGTCCTCGCCTGGGCGATGCTCTCGGTACTGGTGGCCCTCTCGTACGGGAACCAGCCGCCCTGGCGGATGCTGCTGGTGGTGCCCTTCGTGGCTCTTCTCGTCGGGGTGGTGCGACCGGCGCTGGCCAGGTTGGCGCGGCGCCGCCCGGCCGGGCGGAAGAGCGGGCCCGCGGCCCGGACCACCCTCGGCGCCGGCCTGCTGGTCGCGATCGCCGGCGCACTGTGGCTGTCGTCCGCGGCGACCTCGTGGATGGGACTGCATCAGATCTTCGGCGCGTTCCTGTTCGGCGCGGTGATGCCCCGCTCGGGCGGCGCCGGCCTGCGTGAGCGCGTGCTGCCCTGGGCCGAGCGGGTCGACCGGACCGTGCTGCTGCCCCCCTTCTTCGTGGTCGCCGGCTTCGCGGTGAACCTGTCCGGGTTGGACGCCGGGGAATTCGGCCTGCTGCTGTTGATCCTGCTGATCGCGGTCGGCGGCAAGATGGCGGGCGCCTACGTGGCCGCGCGAGTCGTCCGGGTGTCACCCCGGCACAGCGTCGCACTGGCCCTGCTGGTCAACACCCGGGGGCTCACCGAGCTGATCGTCCTGGCCGTCGGTCTCGAGATCGGCCTGCTCGATCAGCGCCTGTACTCGCTCCTGGTCCTGATGGCGCTGATCACCACATCGATGGCGGGTCTGCTGCTGCCCTTCGTCTACCCCCGGCAACAGGCCGGGCCGGATGGCGAGTCCGGCTCGGCCGACGCGTTCGCACCCCTGATGAGAGAGGAGTCGAGATGA
- a CDS encoding MbtH family protein, whose translation MNPFDDPEGRFLVLVNDEEQHSLWPSRRAVPAGWRLVHGEDSRQACLDYVTQHWTDLRPLSTR comes from the coding sequence ATGAACCCGTTCGACGACCCGGAAGGCCGTTTCCTGGTGCTCGTCAACGACGAGGAGCAGCACTCGTTGTGGCCGAGCCGCCGGGCGGTGCCGGCCGGCTGGCGGCTCGTCCACGGCGAGGACAGCCGGCAGGCGTGCCTTGACTACGTCACGCAGCACTGGACCGACCTGCGCCCGCTCAGCACCCGCTGA